Proteins co-encoded in one Blastocatellia bacterium genomic window:
- the murF gene encoding UDP-N-acetylmuramoyl-tripeptide--D-alanyl-D-alanine ligase: MKLSEIAQIIEASVELDAVSAGIEPQGFSIDSRTIEPGQLFFALRGSTHDGHAFVADALARGACAAVVSEEAPTPEAGAGAAPLLRVKDTLAALQGLARAVRQAWGGPVIGITGSAGKTATKELTALMLAAGGARVIKTIGNFNNLVGLPLSVLQLISHGRHPADVDYLVLEMGMNHRGEIQQLCSIAQPDVGVVTLVAAVHLEFFSSVDEIAEAKAEMVDNVKEGGLAVLNIDDVRVARMRFRRLIATRTFGIEHDADVMAREIELRGLDGVRFTLDTPRGQVAIESPLMGRHSIYNALAAATVADYFGVPLAQIAAALAQAAPISKRGEVLRFPRGFTVINDAYNSNPRALNEMVALLCATNSVNRRIVVAGEMLELGESAPAMHRECGRQMAHQGIDIVVGVRGLAAEIVNGARDASMPDEAAVFYETPEAAARWLFDKLREGDLVLVKGSRAVQLERVIAEWERLSAEAE, encoded by the coding sequence ATGAAGTTGAGCGAAATTGCCCAGATCATCGAGGCGAGCGTTGAGCTTGATGCGGTTTCGGCTGGCATCGAGCCGCAAGGTTTTTCGATTGATTCGCGCACGATTGAGCCGGGCCAGTTGTTCTTTGCGTTGCGAGGCTCGACACATGATGGGCACGCGTTTGTTGCCGACGCGCTGGCGCGTGGCGCTTGCGCGGCGGTGGTCTCTGAGGAAGCGCCGACGCCTGAAGCTGGCGCGGGTGCTGCGCCATTGTTGCGCGTGAAGGATACGTTGGCGGCGCTTCAGGGGCTAGCGCGAGCCGTTCGTCAGGCATGGGGCGGCCCGGTAATCGGCATCACCGGCAGCGCCGGTAAGACGGCGACCAAAGAGTTAACCGCGTTGATGCTGGCCGCCGGCGGCGCGCGCGTGATCAAGACCATCGGAAATTTTAACAATCTGGTCGGCCTGCCCCTTTCGGTGCTTCAACTGATTTCACATGGCAGGCATCCGGCGGATGTTGACTATCTGGTTCTGGAAATGGGCATGAACCACCGCGGGGAGATTCAGCAGTTGTGTTCCATTGCTCAGCCGGATGTTGGGGTTGTAACGTTGGTAGCAGCGGTTCATTTAGAATTTTTCTCCAGCGTGGATGAGATTGCCGAGGCCAAGGCAGAGATGGTGGACAATGTCAAAGAGGGCGGGTTGGCCGTCTTGAACATTGATGATGTGCGTGTGGCGCGGATGCGCTTTCGGCGACTGATTGCCACGCGCACGTTTGGGATTGAGCATGACGCAGATGTGATGGCGCGCGAGATCGAGCTGCGTGGACTGGATGGCGTTCGCTTCACGCTGGATACGCCGCGCGGGCAAGTGGCCATTGAGTCGCCCTTGATGGGACGACACAGCATCTATAACGCATTGGCAGCGGCGACGGTGGCCGATTATTTTGGCGTTCCACTCGCGCAGATCGCCGCGGCGCTGGCGCAGGCTGCGCCTATTTCGAAGCGAGGCGAAGTCCTACGGTTTCCTCGCGGGTTTACCGTCATCAATGATGCGTACAATTCAAATCCACGCGCGTTGAATGAGATGGTCGCGCTGCTGTGCGCGACCAATAGTGTTAACCGACGCATTGTGGTGGCTGGCGAAATGCTCGAACTGGGTGAGAGCGCGCCAGCGATGCACCGTGAATGTGGCCGCCAGATGGCTCATCAGGGGATAGACATTGTTGTGGGCGTGCGCGGATTAGCCGCAGAGATCGTCAACGGCGCGCGCGACGCCTCCATGCCCGATGAGGCGGCCGTGTTTTACGAGACGCCTGAAGCGGCGGCTCGTTGGTTGTTTGACAAGTTGCGTGAAGGCGATCTGGTGCTTGTCAAGGGATCGCGCGCTGTTCAACTGGAGCGGGTGATCGCCGAATGGGAACGGTTGAGTGCTGAAGCCGAATGA
- the ftsW gene encoding putative lipid II flippase FtsW → MSSAHHRSLPAVADVWLFTTTLLLVAFGVIMVYSASSVIAAEKFGDHRYFLIRQAIYAVVGVAAMMAMMRINYRIYQKPWVVYSLLLICIGLLVGVLFAPSVNQAHRWYRWKWLSFQPAEAAKLVLIVFVAYYLSKRLPHDTVLFSRTVAPCAGVAAVLIGLVVIEPDLGMAVALGCILVTALFVAGVPWRHLLWLAVAALPALYYLLFRVSWRLERLLVFLDPWRDPQGRGFQTIQSMTAIGSGGVWGAGLAQGKQKLFYLPEPHTDFVFAHIGEELGMIGLTMLVGAYTIVLWRGIRAALRAPDSFGMLLGVCITVALVGQALFNMSVTLGLAPVKGLPLPLVSYGGSSLVLTLAQIGILLNIAQASGGTRVA, encoded by the coding sequence ATGTCGAGCGCACACCACAGATCACTGCCGGCCGTTGCCGATGTCTGGCTGTTTACGACGACGCTGCTGCTGGTGGCGTTTGGCGTGATTATGGTCTATAGCGCCTCGTCGGTGATAGCGGCTGAGAAGTTCGGCGATCACCGCTACTTTCTCATCCGGCAGGCCATTTACGCGGTGGTGGGCGTGGCGGCGATGATGGCGATGATGCGGATCAATTATCGTATTTACCAGAAGCCCTGGGTCGTGTATTCGCTGTTGTTGATCTGTATCGGCCTGCTGGTGGGTGTATTGTTTGCGCCGTCGGTGAATCAAGCTCATCGTTGGTATCGGTGGAAGTGGCTCTCGTTTCAACCGGCGGAGGCAGCCAAGCTCGTCTTGATCGTGTTTGTCGCCTATTACCTGAGCAAGCGGCTGCCGCATGACACAGTCCTGTTCAGCAGAACCGTCGCTCCCTGCGCTGGAGTGGCCGCTGTGTTGATCGGGTTGGTGGTGATTGAGCCAGATTTGGGCATGGCGGTGGCGTTGGGGTGCATCCTGGTGACGGCCTTGTTTGTGGCCGGCGTGCCGTGGCGCCATTTGCTCTGGTTGGCCGTGGCAGCGTTGCCGGCGCTTTACTACTTGCTCTTTCGTGTCAGTTGGCGGTTGGAGCGTCTGCTGGTGTTTCTCGACCCGTGGCGTGACCCACAAGGGCGCGGCTTCCAAACGATTCAGTCCATGACGGCCATCGGCAGCGGCGGCGTGTGGGGTGCTGGATTGGCTCAGGGCAAACAGAAGCTGTTTTATTTACCCGAACCGCATACGGATTTCGTCTTCGCCCATATTGGCGAAGAGCTAGGGATGATTGGATTGACCATGCTGGTAGGCGCGTACACGATCGTCTTATGGCGTGGCATACGAGCGGCGTTGCGCGCGCCTGATTCGTTTGGGATGTTGTTGGGCGTTTGTATCACCGTGGCGCTGGTTGGCCAAGCGCTGTTTAACATGAGCGTGACGTTGGGACTCGCTCCGGTCAAAGGGCTGCCGCTGCCGTTGGTCAGCTATGGCGGTTCGTCGTTGGTGCTGACATTGGCGCAGATAGGAATTTTGCTCAATATCGCGCAGGCGTCAGGAGGAACGCGTGTCGCCTAG
- the murD gene encoding UDP-N-acetylmuramoyl-L-alanine--D-glutamate ligase produces the protein MTEVTGKRIVVVGLGRSGQALAQFLIRRGALVVVTDQKSEVAFEPSQLEALRRLGVQLELGGHRMETLLSADMILLSPGVPPGIEPIRRARDAGIPLLGEVEWAWRFLKGRMVGVTGSNGKTTVTSLIGAILSQAGFDTLVGGNIGLPLTALIDRATDESVLVVELSSFQLETAETLRPHVAVMTNISPDHLDRHGSLSAYINAKRRIFLNQTRDDWAVLNADDPIVLKMMYDTQAQPIVFSRRRELDEGVFLMDERLVYRFGGQQHEVMKVKEIPLRGWHNVENVMAAVAASMVMGAPVEMVRQAVLKFPGVPHRLEWVGEVDGVMYYNDSKATNVDSAVKALEAFTEPLVVIMGGRSKGSSYEPLRPLVQARVKHLLLLGEAAPEMATALAGTAPLTLVGSMAEAVEQAHRLAQPGDVVLLAPACASFDMFENFEHRGDVFKEQVRRLKVLGPSSSRLDLRIE, from the coding sequence GTGACCGAGGTAACGGGCAAGAGGATCGTCGTCGTCGGTCTTGGGCGGAGCGGCCAGGCGCTGGCTCAGTTTCTCATCCGTCGAGGCGCGCTCGTAGTGGTGACCGATCAAAAGTCGGAGGTCGCGTTTGAGCCAAGTCAGTTAGAAGCTCTTCGTCGCTTAGGAGTACAGTTGGAGCTGGGTGGACATCGCATGGAGACATTGTTGAGCGCCGATATGATTTTGCTCAGTCCCGGCGTCCCGCCAGGAATTGAACCAATCCGGCGCGCGCGGGACGCCGGGATTCCGCTGCTTGGCGAAGTCGAGTGGGCATGGCGATTTTTGAAAGGGCGAATGGTTGGCGTGACCGGATCGAATGGAAAAACGACGGTGACGAGTTTGATCGGCGCGATCCTGTCACAGGCCGGCTTTGACACCTTGGTGGGTGGCAATATCGGCCTGCCGCTGACCGCGCTCATTGATCGCGCCACTGATGAGAGTGTACTGGTTGTGGAGTTGAGCAGTTTTCAATTGGAGACGGCTGAGACGTTGCGTCCGCACGTAGCCGTGATGACCAACATCTCGCCCGATCATCTGGACCGGCACGGCTCACTGAGCGCCTACATCAACGCCAAGCGCCGTATTTTCTTAAACCAGACGCGCGACGATTGGGCCGTGTTGAACGCCGATGATCCGATTGTCTTGAAGATGATGTATGACACACAGGCGCAGCCGATTGTGTTCAGTCGGCGTCGTGAATTGGATGAAGGGGTCTTTCTCATGGACGAGCGTCTCGTCTACCGGTTCGGTGGGCAGCAGCACGAGGTGATGAAGGTCAAGGAGATTCCGCTGCGTGGCTGGCATAACGTCGAGAACGTGATGGCTGCGGTGGCCGCCAGTATGGTGATGGGAGCGCCGGTTGAGATGGTCAGGCAGGCGGTGCTGAAGTTTCCCGGCGTGCCGCATCGGCTGGAATGGGTGGGCGAAGTGGACGGCGTGATGTATTACAACGATTCCAAAGCTACGAATGTGGATTCGGCTGTGAAGGCGCTGGAGGCATTCACTGAGCCGCTGGTGGTCATCATGGGCGGTCGCAGCAAGGGCAGCTCGTATGAGCCGCTGCGGCCGTTGGTCCAGGCGCGTGTCAAGCATCTGCTGTTGTTGGGAGAAGCCGCGCCCGAGATGGCAACGGCGCTGGCCGGGACAGCGCCGTTGACGTTGGTCGGTTCGATGGCCGAAGCCGTCGAGCAGGCGCACCGACTGGCTCAGCCGGGCGATGTTGTCTTGCTAGCGCCGGCCTGCGCCAGCTTCGATATGTTTGAGAATTTCGAACATCGTGGCGACGTCTTCAAAGAACAGGTACGACGATTGAAGGTGCTCGGACCGAGTTCGTCGCGATTGGATTTGCGGATTGAATAG
- the mraY gene encoding phospho-N-acetylmuramoyl-pentapeptide-transferase yields MLRYLLYEWLYLSFREQYPVLDPLNVFRYITFRTAMASATAVVITLLVGSWFVGVLRRWQIGQQIRSEGPESHQAKRGTPTMGGVLMIFAVVVSTLLWGDLTNSRVWLAMASLLLFGAVGFADDYTKVVKKQSLGWTGWQKIIAQVAISLALGATLIYWLEYSTVLSVPFFKTFRPELPKVVYLLFLLFVVVGASNAVNLTDGLDGLAVGISFITISALTAFTYVTSHHAFAGYLLIEHMAEVGELTVFCGALAGACLGFLWFNAPPADVFMGDVGSLALGGTIGLIAVMIKQELLLLMIGGVFVIEALSVMIQVVTFKVTKRWRGHGYRVFRMSPLHHHFELLGWKETKVVFRFLIVAILFALLSLSTLKLR; encoded by the coding sequence ATGCTGAGATATTTGCTTTACGAATGGCTTTATCTCAGTTTTCGTGAACAGTACCCGGTTCTCGATCCGCTGAACGTCTTCCGCTACATCACGTTTCGCACGGCGATGGCTTCGGCCACTGCTGTGGTGATCACGCTGTTGGTCGGCTCGTGGTTTGTTGGGGTGTTGCGTCGCTGGCAGATTGGTCAGCAGATTCGGTCCGAAGGGCCAGAGTCACATCAAGCCAAGCGTGGCACGCCGACGATGGGTGGCGTGTTGATGATCTTCGCGGTTGTGGTCTCCACGCTGTTGTGGGGTGATTTGACCAACTCGCGTGTCTGGTTGGCAATGGCTTCACTGCTGTTGTTTGGCGCCGTCGGTTTTGCCGATGATTACACCAAGGTCGTCAAAAAGCAATCGCTGGGCTGGACCGGCTGGCAGAAGATCATCGCTCAAGTGGCGATCAGTCTGGCGCTGGGCGCGACGCTGATTTACTGGTTGGAGTATTCAACCGTGTTGAGCGTGCCGTTCTTTAAGACGTTTCGCCCAGAGTTGCCGAAGGTCGTCTACTTGTTGTTTTTGTTGTTTGTGGTAGTTGGCGCGTCCAATGCGGTGAATCTGACGGATGGGCTGGATGGGTTGGCCGTTGGCATCTCATTCATCACCATTTCGGCGCTCACAGCATTCACCTATGTGACGAGCCATCATGCGTTCGCTGGTTACTTGCTGATTGAGCACATGGCTGAAGTGGGCGAGCTGACCGTATTTTGCGGCGCGTTGGCCGGCGCGTGTTTAGGATTTCTTTGGTTCAATGCGCCGCCTGCCGACGTGTTTATGGGCGACGTCGGGAGCCTGGCGTTAGGCGGGACAATTGGGTTAATCGCCGTGATGATTAAGCAGGAGCTGTTGTTGCTCATGATCGGCGGTGTATTTGTGATTGAGGCGTTGTCGGTGATGATTCAGGTCGTGACGTTTAAGGTGACCAAGCGCTGGCGCGGCCACGGTTATCGTGTATTTCGCATGTCTCCGTTACATCACCATTTTGAGTTACTGGGGTGGAAGGAGACGAAGGTGGTGTTTCGCTTTCTGATCGTGGCCATTTTGTTTGCATTGCTGAGTCTTTCGACGTTGAAACTACGGTGA